The Streptomyces rimosus genomic interval CTGCATGAGGCCGACCTTGCCGAAGTCGAAGTCGGCGGACAGCTTGTCCAGGTAGTCGTCGAAGCGGCGGCGCAGGTCGTCGGCGGAGAAGTTCTGCAGCACCTCGTTGGTGGCGATGAGCTGGGCCACCCGCTGCCGCTCGGAGGGGTCGACGTGGCCGTCGGCGGCGGCGACGAGCGCGCACATCGCCATGCTCGCGTCCCGGAAGGCGCCGCTCTTCAGTTCGTTCTTCTTGGCGACGAGCTGGTTCTGCATCGTCTGGGCGGAATCCTTGATCCGGTCCCACAGAGCCATGTGGATCTCCTTGTCGTTCCCGCGGGGTGCCGCGCACCGTTCGCCATCGAGTAATGCGCAAGCAAAATCTACAGGCTTGTAGATTCTCGCGGGACACGGCCCACCCTGGCGGACGCACACATGCGGAGGGCCGGGGCAGCTGCCCCGGCCCTCCGCACCCCCCGTTCCCCCCGAAAGCCCCCCTCGGGCTCAGGTGGTGGTCAGGCTCGCCGCCCGCCCCCTCATCGCAGCCGCAGCGCGGTGCGGATCGTGGTGAACAGCTGCGTCTGGTCGGTGACGCCGAGCACGCGGTACGCCTGCGGGCCCTGCGCGGCGATCCGGACCTGGGTACCGGTGTGCTCCTGCGACTGGCCCGGCGTGTTGGTCGAGTAGTTGACCTTCAGCTTGCCGCCCTCGTCCGTGACGAGCGTCGAGGAGAGGCCGGGCGGCTGGGCGTCCAGCGGCACGATCTGGCTGGAGTGGCCGTGGTCCGCGGTGGTGACGACGAGCGTGTCCGGGTGCTTGGCGGCGTAGTCCCGCGCCACCTTCACCGCGCGGTCGAACGCGGCGGTCTCGCCGATCTGGCCGCAGGGGTCGGCCGCGTGGTCCTGCTTGTCGATCGAGGCGCCCTCGACCTGGAGGAAGAAGCCCTTGTCCCGGCCGTGGCCGCGCTGCGACTTCTGCTTCTTCTCCAGCAGCTGGATGGCCTTGGCGGCCTGCTCGTCCAGGGCGGGCGTGCCCTTGGGCCGGTTCGGGTTGCCGGTGGTGCAGCGCTGCGGGTCGGTGCCGCCCACGGCGGCGGGCTTGCCGGTCCACTCCACGGGCACGTTGCCCGGAGCGAACAGCCCGAGCACCGGCTTGCCGCCCGCGACGCTCTTGACGCGCTGGAGGCCGTCCCGGTCGGTGACGACCTGGTAGCCCAGCTTGCGCGCCTGCTCGGCCACCGTCAGGCCCTTGTACGGACCCTCGGTGATCTTCTGGTCGAAGCGCTGCTTGCCGCCGCCGAGGAGCACGTCCACCTTGTGGTTCACGCTCTGCTCGGCGATCGAGCCGGGGCCACCCTTGCCGATCTTGTCGGTGGGGCACTTGGCCATGTCGGCCGGGCCCTGGCAGCTGCGGTCGGTGGCGTGCGAGGCGAGCACGGCCGGGGTGGCGTCGGTCAGCTCGGCGGTGGTGACGGACCCGGTGGCGTAACCGTTCTGCTGCGCCAGCTCCAGGATCGTCGGCAGCGCCTTGTCGGTGTCCGGCGTCTTGGATATCCGCCCGTTGACGGTCTTGTGCCCGGTGGCCCAGCCGCTGCCGCTGGCCGCGGAGTCCGTCACGTAGTCCGGCTTCTTGTTCTTGTCCACGGCGTACGTCGTGTAGGCGCCGGTCAGCGGGAACCCGTCCATGTTCAGCCGCCCGGCGGCCCCCACGGTGTAGTCCCGCGCGAGGGTGATCTCGCTGTCCCCCATCCCGTCACCGATCAGCAGAATGACGTTCTTCGCCGCCCCGCCCCGGATCGCCCGCTCCGCCTGGTGCTCGGACCCGAAGGCGGCGGCCCCCGCGGGCACGGCCGCGGCGGCGGCGAGCGCCACGGCGGCACCGGTGATGACGCTGCGACGGGACAGGCGCAGTCTTCGCATGAGTACTCCTCTTCG includes:
- a CDS encoding tellurite resistance TerB family protein, whose amino-acid sequence is MALWDRIKDSAQTMQNQLVAKKNELKSGAFRDASMAMCALVAAADGHVDPSERQRVAQLIATNEVLQNFSADDLRRRFDDYLDKLSADFDFGKVGLMQEIGKVKKKPVEARAVIQIGIVIGGADGDFDKTEQAVVREVCYALDIPPAEFDL
- a CDS encoding alkaline phosphatase, which produces MRRLRLSRRSVITGAAVALAAAAAVPAGAAAFGSEHQAERAIRGGAAKNVILLIGDGMGDSEITLARDYTVGAAGRLNMDGFPLTGAYTTYAVDKNKKPDYVTDSAASGSGWATGHKTVNGRISKTPDTDKALPTILELAQQNGYATGSVTTAELTDATPAVLASHATDRSCQGPADMAKCPTDKIGKGGPGSIAEQSVNHKVDVLLGGGKQRFDQKITEGPYKGLTVAEQARKLGYQVVTDRDGLQRVKSVAGGKPVLGLFAPGNVPVEWTGKPAAVGGTDPQRCTTGNPNRPKGTPALDEQAAKAIQLLEKKQKSQRGHGRDKGFFLQVEGASIDKQDHAADPCGQIGETAAFDRAVKVARDYAAKHPDTLVVTTADHGHSSQIVPLDAQPPGLSSTLVTDEGGKLKVNYSTNTPGQSQEHTGTQVRIAAQGPQAYRVLGVTDQTQLFTTIRTALRLR